From Ailuropoda melanoleuca isolate Jingjing chromosome 8, ASM200744v2, whole genome shotgun sequence, a single genomic window includes:
- the LOC100470667 gene encoding LOW QUALITY PROTEIN: olfactory receptor 2AT4-like (The sequence of the model RefSeq protein was modified relative to this genomic sequence to represent the inferred CDS: inserted 2 bases in 1 codon): protein METTACNGLGHSSTIFYLVGIPSLPKPLFFPIFFVFLLLYPLMLLGNAPILVAVVAESSLHKPMYFFLIXLSALDILFTMTVPKMLSLLWLGDQFFSFPACFLQMYLFHSFSCPEAFILVVMARDRYVAICHPLRYPVLMTPHTNVAPLAACAWLTAFLLPIPAVVQTSHLAFDSTAHICHCFCDHLAVVQASCSDTRPQTLMGFCIAMVVSFLPLLLVLLSYAHILASVLHISSREEHSKCFSTCSSHLLVVGTYYSSIAVAYVAYRADLPLDFHVMGNVVSAVLSPVLNPLIYTLRNKDVKAAITRMTCLRDPKNVGEP from the exons ATGGAGACCACAGCCTGTAATGGATTAGGGCACTCCTCAACCATCTTCTACCTGGTGGGCATTCCCTCTCTGCCCAAACCCctcttttttcctatcttctttgtctttctccttctctaccCGCTCATGCTGCTGGGAAACGCCCCGATCCTGGTGGCTGTGGTGGCAGAGTCCAGCCTCCACAagcccatgtacttcttcctgat ACTCTCAGCTCTGGACATCCTCTTCACCATGactgtccccaagatgctgtCCCTCCTCTGGCTTGGGGACCAATTCTTCAGCTTCCCCGCCTGCTTCCTGCAGATGTACCTCTTCCACAGCTTCTCCTGCCCAGAAGCCTTCATCCTGGTGGTCATGGCCCGTGACCGTTATGTGGCTATCTGCCACCCCCTGCGCTACCCCGTCCTCATGACCCCGCACACCAATGTTGCCCCCCTCGCAGCCTGTGCCTGGCTCactgccttcctcctgcccatCCCCGCAGTGGTGCAGACTTCCCACTTGGCTTTTGACAGCACTGCTCACATCTGTCACTGCTTCTGTGACCACTTGGCTGTGGTCCAGGCCTCCTGCTCTGACACCAGGCCCCAGACCCTCATGGGCTTCTGCATTGCCATGGTGGTatccttcctgccccttctcctggtGCTTCTCTCCTATGCCCACATCCTGGCCTCGGTGCTTCACATCAGCTCCCGAGAAGAACACTCGAAATGCTTCTCCACCTGCAGCTCCCACCTCCTGGTGGTTGGTACCTACTACTCATCCATTGCCGTCGCCTATGTGGCCTACAGGGCCGACCTGCCCCTCGACTTCCACGTCATGGGCAATGTGGTCTCTGCTGTCCTCTCCCCTGTCCTCAACCCTCTCATCTACACGCTGAGGAACAAGGATGTCAAAGCAGCCATCACCAGAATGACATGTCTCCGGGACCCAAAGAATGTTGGGGAACCCTGA
- the LOC100478554 gene encoding olfactory receptor 2AT4: MVFRYPQCPDVPGACLPEIQLCLTLEATTCNGSVDGSPVFYLVGIPSLPETFFLPVFFIFLLFYLLILMGNALILVAVVAEPSLHKPMYFFLINLSTLDILFTTTTVPKMLSLFLLGDHFLSFPACLLQMYLFQSFTCSEAFILVVMAYDCYVAICRPLHYPVHMTPQTNAALAACAWLIALLLPIPAVVKTSQMAYNSIAHIYHCFCDHLALVQASCSDTTPQTLMGFCIAMVVSFLPLLLVLLSYAHILASVLHISSREGRSKAFSTCSSHLLVVGTYYSSIAIAYVAYRADLPLDFHVMGNVAYAILTPILNPLIYTLRNKDVKAAITKITYLKTQSWIRALEL, translated from the coding sequence ATGGTTTTCAGATATCCCCAGTGTCCAGATGTTCCAGGTGCCTGTCTCCCAGAAATCCAGCTCTGCCTCACTCTGGAGGCCACAACTTGTAACGGATCAGTGGATGGGTCGCCAGTCTTCTACCTGGTGGGAATCCCCTCCCTGCCAGAGACCTTCTTCCTCCctgtgttctttattttcctcctgtTCTATCTTCTCATCCTTATGGGAAATGCCCTGATCCTTGTGGCTGTGGTGGCAGAGCCCAGCCTTCACAagcccatgtacttcttcctgatCAACCTCTCTACTCTGGACATTCTCTTCACCACAaccaccgtccccaagatgctgtcCCTGTTCCTGCTTGGAGACCACTTCCTCAGCTTCCCCGCCTGCTTATTGCAAATGTACCTCTTCCAAAGCTTTACGTGTTCAGAAGCCTTCATCCTGGTGGTCATGGCCTATGACTGCTATGTGGCTATCTGCCGCCCCCTGCACTACCCCGTCCACATGACCCCACAGACCAATGCTGCACTGGCAGCCTGTGCCTGGCTTATTGCTCTCCTCCTGCCCATCCCCGCAGTGGTCAAGACCTCTCAGATGGCGTATAACAGCATTGCTCACATCTACCATTGTTTCTGTGATCACCTGGCTCTGGTCCAGGCCTCCTGCTCTGACACCACGCCCCAGACCCTCATGGGCTTCTGCATTGCCATGGTGGTatccttcctgccccttctcctggtGCTTCTCTCCTATGCCCACATCCTGGCCTCGGTGCTTCACATCAGCTCCCGAGAAGGACGCTCgaaagccttctccacctgcagcTCCCACCTCCTGGTGGTTGGTACCTACTACTCATCCATTGCCATCGCCTATGTGGCCTACAGGGCCGACCTGCCCCTTGACTTCCACGTCATGGGCAATGTAGCATATGCAATTCTCACACCAATCCTCAACCCTCTCATTtacactctgagaaacaaagatgtCAAGGCAGCCATTACTAAAATCACGTATCTCAAGACCCAGTCTTGGATAAGAGCCCTTGAGCTTTAG